A region of the Myxococcus stipitatus DSM 14675 genome:
GACCCACATCGTGTGGGTGGCACTGCCGAGCCTCGGCACACGCACGCGCCCGGTGAGACACGTTCGATACGGAAGGTCCCTCATCCTCCGTCGCGGTGGCCTCGCTCGTCGTCCGAGCCCGCCGGAAGAATCGCCCGGTGTGGGCGCTCCTCCGCCGTCCCCACCCACCAGCGCGACAGGAGCCGGATGCCGGAGGCGAAGAGGCCGTCCTCCCCGCCGCGCAGGGCCTCGAACAAGGACTCGTCCAGGACGGAGTCCTCCGGGTCGATGCTCAGCTCCTCCGGCTCCAGCGACTTGAGCAGGGGGCTCTGGTCGAACACCGTCTCCAGCGGATGCGGACGCAGCCGGTGCGCCTCTTCTCGCGCCACCGCGTCCAGCCGCTCCACCCACGCGGCGTCCACCCGCGCCAGGGAGCGCACCGGCCCCACGCCCGACAGGCCCGCGAGCTCCGCCATCAGGGACACCCGCACGCGACGGATGGCCCGCGACACGGCGTCACCGTCCGCCTCCGCCTCCCAGCTCAGGTTCAGCTCCGAGTCCAGGCCCAGGCTGCGGTTGGTGGTGTTCGCCGAGCCCAGCATGAGGAAGGCGTCGTCCACCACCATCACCTTCGAGTGGATGTACGTGTAGACATCCTCGCCCGAGAGGCCGTCGCGCGCCGCCGAGCAGTACACCCGGAACGTGTGGCCCGTCTCCCGCGCCAGCCGCCCCAGCGCGCGCAGCAGCCGGACCTGAGCCACGCCCATGGCCAGTTGCTCGCGCAGGGCCTCCGGCTGCCGGGGCAACACCAGCACCACCTGGAGCGGTGGGCGCCCCACCGCGCGGAAGCGCCGCGCCAGCGCCTGATAGATGGCCCGCGACGAGAAGTACTGGTTCTCGATGTAGATGAACCGGTCCGCCGCGTCGATGGCGTCCAGGAACAGCGCGCGCACCTCCTGCACCGCCTCCTGCGGCGGCAGGAGCGTCTTGCCGAACGTGCGACTCAGCGCCACCGGCCCCGGCGGCGCGGGCACGCTGGAGGAGAAGCTCACGTCATCCCGAGCCACCTTCGGCAGCCGCAGCTCGCCCCCACCCGCGTGGGCCCACCTCGCCTCGAACAGCTCCGTCAGGCGCTCCACCACCGGCCCGGTGAGCACCGCCTGCACGTCGTGGTAGGGCCGATGCGGCTCCCGGCCGCTGTCGCATCTCAGCGCCGAGCGGGCGCGATGCTCGCGGTCGTCCCAGCGGCAATCACACACATCCATCCCGCCCGTAAAGGCTTGCACCCCGTCGATGACCACCAGCTTCTGGTGGTGCGCCCCATAGAGCGGACTGGAGGCATCGAAGCGGAAGCGCACCCGCTCGTTCGTCGTCCAGTTGAACAGCAGGTGCTGCATCCACTCGCGCTCCATCGCGAGCAGCAAGCTGAAGTCCCACGCCAGGATGTAGACATGCAGCTCCGGGTTGGCCCGGCACAGCGCGTCCAGCATGGGCAGCAGCCGCACCTCGCCGCCCCGCGCCTCCTCCAGGTCCTCTCCCCTGAGGAGCGCCACGTCGCTGTCGAACTGCCAGCCCGTCATCACGACGTAGCGCCGCGCCTTCTTCGCGGCCCGGTACAGCTCCCGGTAGTACGCGCGCCCATCCACCAGCACGCCCGCGTCGCTCGTCTCCTCCACCGTCCAACAGTTGCGTCCGGGAATGATGATGCGCTTCACCCGCCTGCTCCCCTCGCCGCCTCCCCTGACTCCCGGCCCGCGCGTGTGTCCTCAGCCCACGAAGACGATGTGCTTGCCCGTGGCCAACACCATGTCCTTCGACGACATCACCTGCTTCACCTTCTTCACCTCACCCCCCACCGTGTCGAACGCCGCGGCGATGAGGTCCCCCAGCGTCACTTGCACCCGGCGTGCTTGTCTCCCCGCCCCCGACACCGCACGCGCCGTCGTCACCTTCACCCGCCGAGCCTTCCGCCGGATGCCCTGCCCACTCCGCCGAGTCTTCGCCATGGGTTCTTCTCCAAGGGTTGATGGATTCAGCACACCCAGACACCCCGCCACCGCCGCCGCCCACCTGCCTCCTGTCCTTGAGCAACCCATGTGCCGAGCGCCAACCCCTTGTCCTCACTGGAGTCGCCGCCCCCTCGCCTCCTCCTCGCACCGGAAGGGCCGCCATTTTTTCAGTCCGCCCCCCGCGCCTGGGACTTCCCGTCCACACCCCACCGGAGGAGTCCTCCCACCTCGTCCCAGCCCTCCCTACGCAAGTGTTTGGAACCAGACATGAGACACCGACACATGGGTCCCACCCCACCCAATCGCAGACGGAGCCACGACAACGGAAAAGTTTAGACAAATCAGGATGTTTGAAATTACCGGAGAAACCCGCTTCAATGCATGACAGCGAATCGCGAGGACATACCGGTATGACTTTGAAGACGCCGACGACGACCCCCACCCCCGCCGCCCCTGCCTTCGCGTCCTTTCAAGGCGTTGAAGTCATTGGCCAATCCATCCTCTCCATCGTCAACGGGATGGAGCTGGCCCAGGCCCGGGCGCTGCGCATCCTCGCGGAGAACGGCATCTCTCCCCTGGAGGCGAAGTCCTGGTATCCGATGCCCGCGCTGCTGAAATCTTTCAGTCTCGTTTTCGAGAAGATTGGTCCCAGCACGGTGCGAACGATTGGCCGGAAGATTCCAGAAAACGCGCAATTTCCTCCGGACATCGACTCGCTGGAGAAAGTCTTGCGCGCGGTGGACCCGACGTACCGGATGAATCACCGGGGCAAGGGCCATATCGGCGGTTATCACTTCGAGTCCGTCGACAAGCGCAACGCGAAGATGCGCTGCGACAATCCCTATCCGTGTGACCTGGACTACGGACTGCTGGAAGCCATCACTGACAAGTTCCGCCCCAAGGATTCGCTTTGGGTGCGTATTGAACATGACCCCAAGAGTTGCCGACGCAGGGGGGATGTCGCCTGCGTGTACACCGTCAGCTGGTAGCCCCCATCGCGGGTAGCAGGGAGGGACACCGATGAAGGCCGTGCTCCAACACATTGAAGCGCGTGAGAAGCGGTTCGCCGCACACCCGTTCTTCCTGGAGCTGAGGCAGGACCGTCCCTTGGACCAGGTGATGGCGTTCGCGCCTCGGCTCACGTTCTGGGTGATGTCGTTCCAGGACGTGCTGCGGCTCAACGCGCACTTCATCCAGGACCCGCACCTCAAGGCGCTCGCCACGCGTCACCACGCGGAGGAGACCGGGCACGACCAGTGGTTCGAGGACGACATCGCCGCGCTCACGGGCGGCTCGCTGAGCATCGGCGCGCTCTACGGCAAGACGCACGCGAAGACGCGCGAGGCCGCGTACACCATCATCAGCGAGGTGTACCGCCCCGTGGATGACCGGGTGCGCATCGTCCTGCTCCTGGCGCTGGAGTCCACCAGCCACGTGTTCTTCGGCCGCACCGCCACGCTCTGCGCCTCCCAGGGCGCGGACGAGCGGCTCAAGTACTTCTCCGACCACCACATGAGGGCGGAGGCCCAGCACGCCGTCTTCGAGCAGCAGCTGGCCGCGGAGCTGGAGGCCATGGAGCTGGAGCCGCACATCCGCGAGGACGCGCTGGCCATGGTGGACCGGTGCTTCTGCGCCTTCGAGAGCCTGCTCACGGGGATGATTCTCCACCTGGAGCACGAGCGCGCCGAGGACGCCACCCCGCGCCAGGCGACCCTGGCACGGCCTTCTTCAGAGGAGCACGAGGAGCACGAAGAGGCGGAGCCCGGCATGGCTCCCGCGCGGCTCTCCGTGGACCGGGCCGCCTGAAACAAGGCGGCCGTGACAGCCGCTTCGCTAGTTCGAGGGCGGGGAGAGCACCAGGATGAGCTCTCCGCCCACGTGCTTCCCGGCCTTCTGGTAGACGACGCCGTGGCGGCCCAGCTCCACGTCCAGCGTGGGCTGGCGCGGAATGGCCACGCGCACGGTGGCGGTGCCGTCCTTCATGCCCAGCAGCGTCAGGGACGCGTTGCTTCCGTTGGGCAGCTTCACCTCGGTGGACTTCTTGGAGCCCACGTCCAGCTTGTCGTTGGACAGGCGCTTGAAGGAGGTGAAGTTGAAGTTCTGCTTCTGGAACTGCTCCTTCATCTTCGCCAACTCCGGAGGGTCCACCTCCGAGCCCTTGCGCGAGGCGAGCACCACCTCCACCTGGACGCTGACCTTCTGCTCGTCCTGCGCCAGGCCGGCGAGCGGCACCAGCACCCCCAGGCCCAGCACGGCCAGCATCATCCGGCCGGACGACACGTGTCTTCTCACAGGCTTCCTCCTGACGGCCGCTCCGTGTCGAACTTCGGCTTGGCCAGGGGCCGGGGGCCCTTGGCGCCATCGCGAAGCCCGCCGCTCACATCCTCTTCCAGCTCCTCGTCCTCTTCGGGCGACTTGCCGTCCTCCGGCTCCTCGTCCACCAGCCAGATGATGGTGCTCTTGTCCTCGGTCTCCAGCACCACCGGCGCGACGCGCGCGTCCTGGTAGGGCTGGATGGACTTCACCGTCATCCGGTCCGCACCGTAGCCCACCGGCGCCCGGTCGCTCAGCAGCAGCGGCAGGCCCACCGCCACCAGCACGGCGGCCGTGGCCAGCGACGACACCATGGCGGTGCGCTGGTAGAGGAACATCTCGGACACGGCCAGCTTCAGCCGCTCGAAGAGGGGCGGCTTCTCCGGCGTCACCCGCGCCATCACCTTCTGCGCGAAGTCCTTGAAGTCGACATCGTCCACCGCCATGTCCAGGCCGACCCGGAGCAGGCCCGACTCGGCGCGCAGGTCCGCGGTGCGCCCGGTGCAGTCGCGGCACGCGGCGAGATGACGCTCCACGTTCACCCGCTCCGCGGGAGTCACCTCCCCGTCGACGTACGGGGAGAGCATGGGGACGAAACGCTCACATGCGGGATTGCCGGCCATAACCTTCACCCTGCTGGTGGTGGGAGCTGCGAACCGTGTGACGCGGGGTTCCCTCAGATATTCGAGGGTCCCTCATTCGCCACCCACCCCACTCTTGGCTTCGTCCAACTCCAGGTACTCACTGAGGATTTTCTGGACCTTGGCCCGGGCATGGAAGAGGCGGCTCATCACCGTGCCCTTGGGAATATCGAGCGTGCGGGCCAGGTCCTCGTAGGACATGCCTTCGATCTCCCGGAGCAGGAGGATGGCGCGGTGCTTCTCCGGCACGGTGCCCAGGGCCTCCTGAATCTTCTCCGCCAACTCCCGCCGGAGCGCGCTCTTCTGGGGGTTGGTGCCCAGCCGGCTGCCCAGCGCGCCGATGCGCGCCTCGGACAGGTCCATGGCCTGGCTCTCGTCGAACTCGACGACCTCACCGCCGCCGCCGCGCTTGCGCAGCACGTCGATGCAGACGTTCACCGTGATTCGGTAGAGCCAGGTGTAGAAGGACGAGTCGCCCTTGAAGTGGTCCAGGTACTTGTAGACCTTGACGAACGCCTCCTGGGAGACGTCCATCGCTTCTTCCTTGTCCTTGAGCATGCCGAGCGCGACCGCGTACACCTTGCGCTGGTAACGCTCGACGAGAAGCTTGAACGCGCGCTGGTCGCCGCTCCGGACGCGCTTGACGAGTGTAAGGTCGTCGGTGGCCAATGGGTGCGGCAACGTACCACAAGCCGGCCCGGGCCAAGCACTTTCGCGCCACCGGGCCGTCCGCCTGCCCCGTCTCCCTAGAGGCTCACGAGCGCCACGACAATCAAGGCGATGGCCGCCAGGGCCAGCATGGCGCCGAACGCCACCCTGTCCCACTGCCCCTGCGCCACCGCCCCGTCCTCCGGGCCTTCCCGGAAGCCGTGCAGCACGTTCCACAGCATCATGGGCCCAAGCCGGCGGTTCGTCCGGCGGGAGCGGGCCCCGTCTGGAGAGGGCTCCTCGTCGACCTCGGTCGTCTGCCCGTCGACGACGCGCGCCTGGGGCACGGAAGGCCCTCCGCGGAGCGCCTCCATGCCGCGCTGCGAGGAGGCGGACGCCTGCTCGGTGGCTCCCTCCTTGCGAAGGGCGGCCTCCGAGTGGAGCACCTCCGGGGGCGGCTCCAGCCGGACGCTGGCCACGCGCTCGCGGGCCTCCTCCGGAGTCCGGGCGGAGAGCACCCACAGGCCCTGCGTCACCCCATCCTGCCCGGTGCGAGCGTCGCGCAGCTCGGCGAAGCCCTGGCCCTTGAGGGCGTCGCGGAAGGTGGCCTGGGTCTCCTTCTGCGGTGGCTGGGCCGCGGCGGCCTCGGCGTAGGCGGCGAAGAAGGTCCACAGCCGGGTGGCGCGCTCGGTGCTGGGAAGCTGCGACGGCTTCAGGTGCGCGGAGAGGAGCGCCGCGTCGGAGCCGAAGCGCTGGCCCAGCTCCACCTGCGTCGCCACCTTCTCCAGCCCCGGGGGAATCAGCTCCGCGACCCTCCGCACCGGCGCCCGCTCCTGTCCGCCCAGGGACGGGTGCTGCTGGGGCACGGAGGGCTGCGTGCGGAAGCCGTCGCGCGGCGGGGGGAGTCCTCCCTCGGAGGACTTGGGGCCCGTCGGGGGGAGCGAGCCCTTCCCCGAGTGGACAAGGAGCCGGGCCAGCTGGCCAAAGCCCGCGGCGATTCGCGAGGTCGTGGACATGGGCGAACCCTCATCAAACCTGGAGAGAGACTGTTCGGGACGCGAGCCTAACCCGCCTCCCTTCAGGGAGCCGAGGTTTCGCACGCGCGACACCAGGTCCTCGCCCCGGCCCGCGGGACGAGGTGCATCGCGTTGCGCACGGATGTCGCCGACGTGCCCCATCTCCCGGATTCTCGCGCGGAGCGAGGGACGGGTTGCGGCGGCCTACTCCCCTTCGCGCTCCACCTCGATGGGTCCTGTCATGCCGTGAGCATCCAGCCGCACGCGATAGAGGGAGTTCAGCCCGTCGCCGTCGAAGTCGCCGCGCGCCAGGCACGACACCTCCGGCTCGCCCACGGGGCTCTCCTGCACCAGGACCTCGTACTGGAAGCGCACCTGCTCGCCGGGCTCGAAGCCCAGGCGGTGGAAGGCCTCGTCCTCGGGGAAGGGCACGGCCTGTCCCCCCTTGGGGACGTCCCGAGGCGTGGGTCCCGCCATCACATAGTGGCCGTGCTCGGCCCGGAACGACTGCACCGCGTCACACAGCGCCAGCACGTTGAGGCGGGCCTCCGCGTCCGTGGGCCGCTCGGGCGCCGCGTGTGTTCGCCGGAAGACAGACACACTGGCCAGGCCCCCCAGGAGGACCAGCGCCCCCACGAACAGGGGCCACTTCGCGCGGGGTCCGCCTCTCGTCTCGAGCGTGGCCATGGGCGGGGGGGACCTCAGCCTCGAGGAGGGCTCCACGACGCCCAGTCGCGAGGCTGGCGCAGCACCTCCACCAGCCGGGCCTCCCAGCTTCCGGGCTCCGGGTGGTGGTCGTAGCGCCAGCGCGTCTGGGGCGGCAGCGACATGAGGATGGACTCGGTGCGCCCGCGCGTCTCCAGGCCGAAGACGGTGCCCCGGTCATGGACGAGGTTGAACTCCACGTAGCGCCCGCGCCGCACCTCCTGCCAGAAGCGCTGGGCCTCCGTGAAGGGCGTGTCCTTGCGGCGCTCGGCGATGGGCAGGTACGCGTCCAGGAAGGCCTTGCCGCAGTCGCGCACGAAGTCGAACTCGCGCTCCAATTCGCCCCCCATGTTCTCGAAGAAGATGCCGCCCACGCCGCGCGTCTCCTCGCGGTGGCGCACGTGGAAGTACTGGTCACACGCCGCCTTGAAGCGCGGGTAGTACGCCGCGTCGTGCGCGTCACACGCGGCCTTGTGCACGCGGTGGAAGTGCGCCGCGTCCTCCTCGTAGAGGTAGTACGGCGTCAGGTCCGCGCCGCCGCCGAACCACGCCTTCCCGCCCTGGTGGATGAAGCGGTAGTTGGCGTGGACGGTGGGCACGTGCGGGTTGCGCGGGTGCAGCACCAGGGAGATGCCGCCCGCCCAGAACGAGCGCCCCTCGCCCTGGAGCTTCTTGGCGAACTGCTCCTCCAGCTCACCGAACACCACCGACGTGTTGACGCCGGCCCGCTCCAGCACGGCGCCATCCTCCAGCACCCGCGTGCGTCCGCCGCCGCCCCCCGGACGCTGCCAGGCGTCCTCGCGAAAGCGCGACGAGCCGTCCAGCCGCTCCAGTGCCTGGCAGATGTCGTCCTGCAGGGACTGGGTGAAAGCGGCCATCCGCTCCTTCATGCCCTCCACGTCCACCTTCGTCATGCGTGCTCCTGGCGAGTACCGCTCACGGAGCGGAGTAGTCGGCCGGCGCCTCGAAGTCCACAGGCGGAACCGCGGGCGCGTTGTGGCCCGCGGCGTCGAACGCCTCGATGCGGGCGCGGTAGCTGCGGCCGTCCTCCATGGCGAACGTGCCGCTGCACGCCTCGTGGCCGATGAAGGCCGTGTTGTTGACCACCGGCACCACGTACTGCTGCACGCTGGGGCCCGGGCGGCGCGGCTCCAGCTTCACCACGAGATACGCGGGGCTCTCCTCGCGCAGCGACAGGTTGAGGCGCACGAAGCGCGTGGTGCCCTGGGGCGTGCGGCGCAGGATGCCCTCGGAGACGGCGGGGCGCTTCTGCCACCGGGGCGCCTGGGTGTCCGCGCCCTTGCCCGTGTACCACTCGGGCAGCGCCGCGCCCTTGCCGTTGAGCAGGGCGACGTTGGGGAGCACCTCGTCGATGCGCAGCGAGTAGCGCTTGTCCGGCTCCAGCTTGCCGGAGACCTTGAGGACGATGGTGGCCCGGCCCAGGCTGCTCTCCCAGCCGCGCTGCGCCTTCACCTCCACCTCGTGGCTGTCGGACACCAGCCGCAGCTTCTTGCCCACCAGCGACACCACGGACTCGCGAGCGGTGCCCACGCCTTCCAGCAGGAAGCGGCTGTTGATGGGGATGATGGCCCCGGGCGTGGGGAACAGCTGCACCCCGTCCCCCAGACATTGAGCGGAGGCGGCGCGGGCGAACAACAGCACGAACAGCGGCACGAGGAGTCGGAGCACGATGCCCCGAGTCTGCGCCCCTGCGGGTTGGATTCCAACCCCGGGGTGTGACTCACCCGCTCAGTGCACCCCGCCGTCATCCTCGCGCACGGTGATGGGGCCGAACTTCGCCTCGTACCGTTGGAGGTTGTCCTGCATGGCCATCATCAGCCGCTTCATGTGCTTGGGGCTGGTGATGATGCGCGAGCGCACCTTGGCGCGCAGCTGCTGCGGCTGGACGTAGATGAAGTCCAGGGTGAATTCCGTGTCCGTGTGGTTCACGAGGGCCATGTTGGCGTACTGACCATTGGCGACGTCCTCGTCGATTTGAATCTGCAACTGCATGTCCGGGGGCTTCGGAGTGTCCGCCATGAGGCAGGGGGCATAGCGCCTGTGCCCTCGCGTGGCCAGCGTCACGTCATGATGGACGCGCGCTTGGCCATGGATGAGGAGAAGACAGGGGCGTTCGAGCTGGGGCACGGTCCCGATGCGTGTCTGGTGCTGCACGGCTTCACCGGCAGTCCCTGGGATGTGCGGCCGTTGGCCGAGGCCCTGGCCGCGCGAGGAATGCGCGTCGTGGCCCCGCTCCTGCCCGGACATGGCGCCACGCCCCAGGCGCTGCTGGGGGTCACCTGGCGCGACTGGCGGGACGAGGCCCGGCGCGCGCTCGACCTGCTGCGGGGCCACCGGCAGGTCTTCGTCGCGGGCCTGTCCATGGGCGCGCTGCTCGCGGTGGGCCTGGCCGCGGATGCGCCCGCGAGGGTGCGCGGACTGGTGCTCGCCGCGCCGGCCCTGCGCTTTCGAGGAGCACGCATGCGCGTCATCCGTCAGCTGTCGCGCACGCCGCTGCTCGAGTGGGTGCACCCGTGGGTGGCGAAGTCGAGCACGGACATCTCGGACCCGGCGGTCCTGGCCATGGCGCCCATCCTCTCCGGGTTCCCCGTGGCGAGGCTCCGGGACGTCGTCACCTTGCAGGACGCCGCGGCCCGGAGCGCCGCGCGCGTGCGGTGCCCTGTCCTCATCGCCGTGGCGGAGCAGGACCATGTCGTGGACCCACGAGGAGGGCTGGAGCTGGCGCGGCGGCTCAAGGCGTCCCCGTGCGTGCGCGTCCTCTCGCTCCAGCGAGGATTCCACATCATCCCTCGCGACACGGACGGGCCGCGCCTCGCGAGGGAGGCCTGCGACTTTTTGACGCACGTCTGTAACTTTGGAGAATGGGAGCCACAATCCGCGGGCACCTGAGGGTGTCCGAGGGGAGCGGCGTAGAAC
Encoded here:
- a CDS encoding phospholipase D-like domain-containing protein, with translation MKRIIIPGRNCWTVEETSDAGVLVDGRAYYRELYRAAKKARRYVVMTGWQFDSDVALLRGEDLEEARGGEVRLLPMLDALCRANPELHVYILAWDFSLLLAMEREWMQHLLFNWTTNERVRFRFDASSPLYGAHHQKLVVIDGVQAFTGGMDVCDCRWDDREHRARSALRCDSGREPHRPYHDVQAVLTGPVVERLTELFEARWAHAGGGELRLPKVARDDVSFSSSVPAPPGPVALSRTFGKTLLPPQEAVQEVRALFLDAIDAADRFIYIENQYFSSRAIYQALARRFRAVGRPPLQVVLVLPRQPEALREQLAMGVAQVRLLRALGRLARETGHTFRVYCSAARDGLSGEDVYTYIHSKVMVVDDAFLMLGSANTTNRSLGLDSELNLSWEAEADGDAVSRAIRRVRVSLMAELAGLSGVGPVRSLARVDAAWVERLDAVAREEAHRLRPHPLETVFDQSPLLKSLEPEELSIDPEDSVLDESLFEALRGGEDGLFASGIRLLSRWWVGTAEERPHRAILPAGSDDERGHRDGG
- a CDS encoding iron-containing redox enzyme family protein; translated protein: MKAVLQHIEAREKRFAAHPFFLELRQDRPLDQVMAFAPRLTFWVMSFQDVLRLNAHFIQDPHLKALATRHHAEETGHDQWFEDDIAALTGGSLSIGALYGKTHAKTREAAYTIISEVYRPVDDRVRIVLLLALESTSHVFFGRTATLCASQGADERLKYFSDHHMRAEAQHAVFEQQLAAELEAMELEPHIREDALAMVDRCFCAFESLLTGMILHLEHERAEDATPRQATLARPSSEEHEEHEEAEPGMAPARLSVDRAA
- a CDS encoding anti-sigma factor family protein; protein product: MAGNPACERFVPMLSPYVDGEVTPAERVNVERHLAACRDCTGRTADLRAESGLLRVGLDMAVDDVDFKDFAQKVMARVTPEKPPLFERLKLAVSEMFLYQRTAMVSSLATAAVLVAVGLPLLLSDRAPVGYGADRMTVKSIQPYQDARVAPVVLETEDKSTIIWLVDEEPEDGKSPEEDEELEEDVSGGLRDGAKGPRPLAKPKFDTERPSGGSL
- a CDS encoding RNA polymerase sigma factor: MATDDLTLVKRVRSGDQRAFKLLVERYQRKVYAVALGMLKDKEEAMDVSQEAFVKVYKYLDHFKGDSSFYTWLYRITVNVCIDVLRKRGGGGEVVEFDESQAMDLSEARIGALGSRLGTNPQKSALRRELAEKIQEALGTVPEKHRAILLLREIEGMSYEDLARTLDIPKGTVMSRLFHARAKVQKILSEYLELDEAKSGVGGE
- a CDS encoding Immediate early protein ICP0, with product MSTTSRIAAGFGQLARLLVHSGKGSLPPTGPKSSEGGLPPPRDGFRTQPSVPQQHPSLGGQERAPVRRVAELIPPGLEKVATQVELGQRFGSDAALLSAHLKPSQLPSTERATRLWTFFAAYAEAAAAQPPQKETQATFRDALKGQGFAELRDARTGQDGVTQGLWVLSARTPEEARERVASVRLEPPPEVLHSEAALRKEGATEQASASSQRGMEALRGGPSVPQARVVDGQTTEVDEEPSPDGARSRRTNRRLGPMMLWNVLHGFREGPEDGAVAQGQWDRVAFGAMLALAAIALIVVALVSL
- the hemF gene encoding oxygen-dependent coproporphyrinogen oxidase; the encoded protein is MTKVDVEGMKERMAAFTQSLQDDICQALERLDGSSRFREDAWQRPGGGGGRTRVLEDGAVLERAGVNTSVVFGELEEQFAKKLQGEGRSFWAGGISLVLHPRNPHVPTVHANYRFIHQGGKAWFGGGADLTPYYLYEEDAAHFHRVHKAACDAHDAAYYPRFKAACDQYFHVRHREETRGVGGIFFENMGGELEREFDFVRDCGKAFLDAYLPIAERRKDTPFTEAQRFWQEVRRGRYVEFNLVHDRGTVFGLETRGRTESILMSLPPQTRWRYDHHPEPGSWEARLVEVLRQPRDWASWSPPRG
- a CDS encoding DUF3467 domain-containing protein; protein product: MADTPKPPDMQLQIQIDEDVANGQYANMALVNHTDTEFTLDFIYVQPQQLRAKVRSRIITSPKHMKRLMMAMQDNLQRYEAKFGPITVREDDGGVH
- a CDS encoding alpha/beta hydrolase gives rise to the protein MDEEKTGAFELGHGPDACLVLHGFTGSPWDVRPLAEALAARGMRVVAPLLPGHGATPQALLGVTWRDWRDEARRALDLLRGHRQVFVAGLSMGALLAVGLAADAPARVRGLVLAAPALRFRGARMRVIRQLSRTPLLEWVHPWVAKSSTDISDPAVLAMAPILSGFPVARLRDVVTLQDAAARSAARVRCPVLIAVAEQDHVVDPRGGLELARRLKASPCVRVLSLQRGFHIIPRDTDGPRLAREACDFLTHVCNFGEWEPQSAGT